Proteins co-encoded in one Medicago truncatula cultivar Jemalong A17 chromosome 8, MtrunA17r5.0-ANR, whole genome shotgun sequence genomic window:
- the LOC11424343 gene encoding glyceraldehyde-3-phosphate dehydrogenase, testis-specific: MASTFYSHLGFLIFGISICFYAFVVQSQIQDPNGFQSQQNQVVSSPPPPPPPPPPPPPPPPPPPSTPPPPQDFNSPPPPTLPDIPPQNQNPSPISSPPPPHLRRWHDHVQLPPPLAPPPQHSMNAGKKVGLLFVGIAAIMQVGFVGFLVIKRRQLLKTNDNDRYENCS, from the coding sequence ATGGCTTCAACATTTTATTCGCATTTGGGATTTTTGATTTTCGgtatttctatttgtttttatgCTTTTGTTGTTCAATCTCAGATACAAGATCCAAACGGTTTTCAATCACAACAAAATCAAGTGGTTTCATCTCCACCACCGCCTCCGCCACCTCCACCACCGccaccacctccaccacctCCGCCGCCATCAACTCCACCACCTCCTCAGGATTTCAATTCACCTCCACCGCCAACATTGCCGGATATTccaccacaaaatcaaaatcccaGCCCAATAAGTTCGCCGCCGCCGCCCCACCTCCGTCGCTGGCACGACCATGTTCAATTACCACCGCCCCTGGCGCCCCCGCCGCAGCATTCGATGAATGCTGGCAAAAAGGTTGGACTTTTATTTGTGGGCATTGCGGCAATTATGCAGGTTGGTTTTGTTGGGTTCTTGGTAATCAAAAGAAGACAACTTTTGAAGACCAATGACAATGACAGATATGAGAAttgttcttga
- the LOC11429462 gene encoding growth-regulating factor 5, producing MMSASSRNRSLFTPNQWQELEQQALVFKYMVTGTPIPPDLIYSIKRSLDTSISSRIFPHPPIGWGCFEMGFGRKVDPEPGRCRRTDGKKWRCSKEAYPDSKYCERHMHRGRNRSRKPVELVVSSSTTTPTNNTNTASSYSNRNISLNNNSSSINSPSSFPFSTSSMACHDQSQSFSQSYQNSSLNPYYYSQSITSTKPLDHSHFQTQDATTHHLFLDSTSYSQDDKDFRRQVQGIRDGTVDERTFFPEATGSSRSCYHDSYQQQLSMNPFKSYSSSQFQNINDDNSRQQQEQHCFVLGTDIKSTRTTNKDKESETTQKPLHHFFGEWTPKNTDSWLDLASNSRIPTDE from the exons ATGATGAGTGCAAGTTCAAGAAATAGGTCACTTTTCACACCAAATCAATGGCAAGAACTTGAACAACAAGCCCTAGTTTTTAAATACATGGTTACTGGAACACCTATTCCACCAGATCTCATATACTCTATTAAGAGAAGTTTAGACACTTCAATATCTTCAAGAATCTTTCCTCATCCACCAA TTGGGTGGGGATGTTTTGAAATGGGATTTGGCAGAAAAGTAGACCCAGAGCCAGGGAGGTGCAGAAGAACAGATGGCAAGAAATGGAGATGCTCAAAGGAAGCATATCCAGACTCAAAGTACTGTGAAAGACACATGCACAGAGGTAGAAACCGTTCAAGAAAGCCTGTGGAACTAGTAGTttcttcttcaacaacaacaccaacaaatAACACAAACACAGCATCTTCTTACAGCAACAGAAACATCTCCTtgaacaacaacagcagcagcataaacTCACCTTCTTCTTTCCCTTTCTCTACTTCATCCATGGCTTGTCATGATCAGTCACAATCTTTTTCACAATCCTACCAAAACTCTTCTTTAAACCCTTACTATTACTCTCAATCAATTACCTCTACTAAACCACTTGATCATTCTCATTTTCAAACTCAAGATGCTACTACTCATCACCTCTTTTTGGACTCAACATCTTATTCTCAGGATGACAAGGACTTTAG GAGGCAAGTTCAAGGAATAAGAGATGGTACTGTGGATGAGAGAACTTTCTTTCCAGAAGCTACAGGTTCATCTAGGAGCTGTTATCATGattcatatcaacaacaactaTCAATGAATCCCTTTAAGTCTTACTCAAGCTCACAGTTTCAGAATATCAATGATGATAATTCAagacaacaacaagaacaacacTGTTTTGTTTTAGGCACTGACATCAAGTcaacaagaacaacaaacaAGGACAAAGAAAGTGAGACAACTCAGAAACCACTTCATCATTTCTTTGGTGAGTGGACACCAAAGAACACAGATTCCTGGCTAGATCTTGCTTCTAACTCCAGAATTCCAACAG ATGAGTGA